A window of the Tenebrio molitor chromosome 1, icTenMoli1.1, whole genome shotgun sequence genome harbors these coding sequences:
- the LOC138122570 gene encoding proton-coupled amino acid transporter-like protein CG1139: MSGHIDNPGFINDDGKSNHSFTPALNSTEDVSRKNGKNYMVEMNDLKKAEEATGEYEPYLHRDVEHPTTNAETLLHLLKGSLGTGILSMPLAFYHSGYLVGIICTIVIGGICTYCIHMIVEAEYELCRRKKLPSLTYPATAELALLEGPSFFQKCAPYAVHIINVFLLIYQMGACCVYTVFIAENVKHVADEYIDKLDVKIWMLVFLLPLILINYIRNLKFLAPFSTVANFITIASFGIILYYLIKADMTFEKRNVGGNIADFPLYFGTVLFALEAIGVIMPLENEMKTPKAFKGPCGVLNIGMISIVVLYVGMGLLGYLAYGSDVKDTITINLSQEDILAQVAKVMLAIAIYITHPLQLYVAIDIIWNEYLAARFEKCRYQVFYEYVVRTSLVLITFALAVAIPKLDLFISLFGAFCLSALGLAFPAIIQTSTFWYTLNGFKGKLIIAKNGCIVLFGFVGLIVGTYTSLQKIVEYFNE; the protein is encoded by the exons ATGAGTGGACACATCGATAACCCTGGTTTTATAAACGACGACGGCAAAAGCAATCACAG CTTTACCCCAGCTCTCAATTCCACAGAAGATGTGAGTcggaaaaatggaaaaaattatatggTTGAGATGAACGATTTAAAGAAGGCTGAAGAAGCTACTGGAGAATACGAACCCTATCTTCACAGAGATGTTGAACATCCAACAAC AAATGCGGAAACTCTGTTACATCTTCTTAAAGGAAGTTTGGGCACTGGAATTTTATCTATGCCTCTTGCCTTTTACCATTCTGGATACCTTGTAGGCATCATCTGTACAATCGTGATTGGTGGCATTTGCACATATTGCATTCACATGATTGTAGAAGCAGAATATGAATTATGTAGAAGAAAAAAGTTACCAAGTTTAACTTATCCAGCTACAGCTGAACTCGCTCTTCTTGAAGGTccttcattttttcaaaagtgtGCACCTTATGCAGT TCATATTATAAACGTTTTCCTGTTGATTTATCAGATGGGCGCATGTTGTGTGTACACCGTGTTTATTGCAGAAAATGTTAAACACGTTGCCGACGAGTACATTGACAAACTTGATGTAAAAATCTGGATGCTGGTCTTTCTTCTTCCTCTGATATTGATCAACTATATAAGAAACTTAAAATTCTTGGCTCCGTTTTCTACAGTCGCTAATTTTATTACTATAGCTAGTTTcggaattattttatattatttaattaaggcAGACATGACATTCGAAAAACGAAACGTTGGAGGGAACATTGCCGATTTTCCACTTTACTTTGGAACAGTTTTATTCGCCCTTGAAGCAATTGGTGTG aTTATGCCTCTAGAAAACGAAATGAAAACACCAAAAGCCTTTAAAGGACCATGTGGAGTCCTTAATATTGGTATGATTTCTATCGTTGTCTTGTATGTGGGAATGGGTTTACTTGGTTATCTCGCTTATGGATCTGATGTTAAGGACACTATAACAATTAACCTGTCTCAGGAAGATAT acTTGCACAAGTTGCTAAAGTTATGTTAGCCATAGCAATTTACATTACGCATCCTCTTCAGTTGTATGTGGCTATTGATATCATATGGAATGAATATTTAGCTgctagatttgaaaaatgtcGTTACCAAGTATTCTACGAATATGTCGTGAGGACTTCTCTAGTCCTCATTACTT TTGCTCTGGCTGTGGCTATCCCGAAATTGGATctctttatttctttattcgGTGCTTTTTGTTTATCAGCACTAGGTTTGGCTTTTCCTGCCATCATACAAACAAGTACATTCTGGTATACATTAAATGGTTTTAAAGGCAAACTAATAATTGCGAAAAATGGTTGTATTGTTCTGTTCGGTTTTGTCGGGCTAATTGTTGGAACCTATACtagtttacaaaaaattgtggagTATTTTAATGAGTAA